In Hemibagrus wyckioides isolate EC202008001 linkage group LG12, SWU_Hwy_1.0, whole genome shotgun sequence, the genomic stretch ccATCAGACAGTAAATGAGAAGCGACtgcaggtcagaacacacactgagtgagGAGATGAACTGGACCACACGCTGAGGAAACATTCAACACAATCTTCTGAATCTGTTGCACAACTATGTCAGAATCTGGAAAGACGGGAAAATAACTGGTCGTCTAattgtccagtgtcagtgaacCCATgacagattcttgttcttggctaacATGAAGGGAACCTGCTGCTCTTATAGCTCACCCaactcaaggtttgatgtgtgtgttgagtcaAGTGTATTTGTATTATATGCCGATTAtcatcatgaccacctgcctcatattgtgtcagtccccttttgctgccaaaacagccctgacccgtcctgcactgtgtattctgacccctttctatcagaaccagcattaacttcttcagcagtttgagcaacagtagctcgtctgttggatcggatcacacgggtcagccttctctccccacgtgcatcaatgagccttgaccacccatgaccctgtccccggttcaccactgttccttccttggaccacttttgatagatactgaccactgcagaccgggaacaccccacaagagctgcagttttggagatgctctgatccagtggtctagccatcacaatttggcccttcatcaaactcgctcaaatccttacacttgtccatttttcctgcttctaacatcaactttgacgacaaaatgttgacttgctgcctaatatatcccacccactaacaggagccatgatgaggagatactcagtcttattcacttcacctctcactgctcacagtgttctaaatgatctgtgtgtatgttctgTATTTACCATTCCATGTAAAACCTAGAAGTTGAGAAAATTTGAGAATGAAAAATAAGAATTTCCAGGAGATCAGCATCACATTTTTTCTTCTCCCTGATGTTTACTGTGAACATGAAACTCCTGGACTGTATTTCTATGATACataatattgccaaaagttttgggacatctgcctttccatgcacatgaatgtaacatggagttgtcaatttttgaccgttcctctagaagcacatttgtgaggtcaggcactgatgttggatgagaaggtcgggctcacagtctcctctctaattcatcccaaaggtgttctatggggttgaggtcaggactctgtgcaggacagtcaagttcatccacaccaaactcactcatccatgtctttatggaccttgctttggtcactggtgtgcagtcatgttggaacaggaaggggtcatccccaaactgttcccacaaagagcatgaaattgtccaaaatgtcttggtatgaagctgaagcattaagagttcctttcactggaactaaggggccgagcccaacccctgaatttaatgatctggaggggtgtcccaatacttttggcaatatagtgtgctgctgccacatgattggctgatttgataactgcatgaactttcctaataaaaacacatgcagGACATTTCTGTCTGATCATAAAGTCAACAGAAGATTAAAATGTGCCTTTCTCTATTGAAAAGACGATATATATGAAATCTGATCACGAGTGATCAGGAGACATTATTCCCAACAGCAGGTGTCGACTGACTGCTGATCAGATCACTAGAGACAGATGTTAATATCAGGTGTGAACAGCGACAGATGGCTGGGGCATCACCAGGATCTGAACTCATGAGAGGATTTTCTGTCTGAAGTAAAAAATAAGGTGCTTTAATGAGCCAGGTTGAGGAACCACACTCCAGCGCTGTTATGAAGAACCGTGTGGAGGAGACCGAGTAGACAGATCTCATCGTAATCAAGCGCATTTGACGTTTCAGTTTCTAAGTAAAAGTTGATGAGTCATGAGGAAACACTCACACAGGTCCATGATGTGGTTTCTGCAGATGGCACAGTTATCCACCACGATGTCCCATGCCCACAGAGCCACTGCGTTCCACTAGAACACAGTGAGGGATGAAGGTtagcaagaacacacacacgttctgcATTATACACTCAAAGTCAATTAAATCTGCTGTTCCTTTATCATCCTGATTAACTAAACCAACTACAAGGCAACAATTTCCTCAATTCCAATGGTGACAACACGTAGAATGAAGGCCAAAAGATGTAAATACACACTAATTATATCAATAAATGGATATTTGGAGAAGGTTGATCATGTACCACATGAAACACACTGCACGAGACTATGAGATTAAACCGGTGGGATTAGCCTCCTGTAGATTAGGACAGATCATTTCAACAAGTCAGAGAAAATACTAGacctttaataacacacatgcGTCGTCATTAAAATACACATATATTAACAAACCGGCACTTATTTCGGATTTTTTACCCCAGAGAACAGACCTGTATTGTGCCTACTCATCACCTCAGTGTAGCATAGCTAGCTTagagaaaacaggaaacagtcTCCCATTCAGTCTCAAGTtcattaaacacacagacatctaCTTCACCCCTAagacaaaaaatgtaatatacagtatttaagtCTGTTTTTGAGTCAGTCATTACCTTTTTCACTTCAAAGCGCTTCTTACTCGCTCCGCTGTTTGTCCCGCTCGGGGTGTCGACATCCATCGCGGCCGCCATGTTTGAACAACGAACTCCACTTCACGCGAGAAGAGGCGTGATTTATACGAGACCGGGGTAAGAGCAAGTCTCGCGTTCATTCGGATCTTTTTAATCAGTTCTTTAACTCAGGTGAGTTTCGAAGTGGAGATCATATTTAAGACGGTTTATGAGGAAAAACAGGTAGGATAAGTTGACATGTGTAATTAAACCTTAAGGGGGAAAAGAAAAGTCAGGTTCCACCGAGATTTGAACTCGGATCGCTGGATTCAGAGTCCAGagtgctaaccattacaccatgGAACCGGATGGAAAAACGGCTATAAACATTACTATTCAAAGAATGaatctcattctttctctcaaaCACAATGAACTTcctatttttaatattaagaaGCACTGTTATCACCTATTTCATCAGTAAACATTAAATTACAGGCTGCCTTTTCAGCGAAACACATCATAAAGCCTGGGGAAAAGACAAACAGTACTACAATGTACaatgtaaatacactatatggacaAAGGTTTGGCTTCTTCCCCAAAGTGTTCCCACAAAACTGTGTGGAGCTTTACAGCATTTCCTTTACTAGAACTAcaaaccctgctccagcatgaccatAACCCTGTGcacagctccatgaagacatggtgtggaggtgaaggttggagtgaagaaCTGGAGGACaaagacctttgggatgaactggaactggagtgtCCTCAACATCCCAgtatcagagtctgatctcactaatggtCTTGTAGCTGAATGGTCACTACTTCCCACAGACACAATCCAGCATCTAgtggagaaccttccagaaaaGACTTCCAGTAACTCCATATGATTCCTGAAAGTGATGTTCCAACAAGCACAACTGGTTGTGATGGTCCTGTGTCCAAATACGTCTGGCCACATTGCATGTCACACATTGTTTTTGGAGAACTACTTGGCCATCCAGCAATTTAGCATCAATAAGCAGCTGTAGGTTCCTCTGTCATGTCAAACTGGTAATATTCTCTTATTCAGTGGACAGAAAAACATTTCCATGATATTAAAACTGGACATGCAGCTCTATACTGATATCTACTGGACAATAAAACACTCTGGTGTCACATGGAGCTGGTCTGATATAAACCCAGGCTGGACAGGTGATCTGAACCTTGAGGCACATCCAGCAATAAGATGTTTCTctgcctcatttgcatattgtgACCAGTCAAACCCATGAAGATCCAGCATGCTAGGATTGTCACGTGGACTGCCTTCTCTACCACTCTGCTGTGGATTGTGGGAAAGCTTCACCCTTCAGGTGTCACCAGACAGACCAGTCGATCAAACCGAACAGACTCTCTTCTCTTGTTGCAGTAGCTTGTAGTCATTCTGAAGGAGTAGCTTTTGTGTGGTTAATAATTTCTTGTTATTGTTCCCGGTGTCTTCTGAGACAGGTTCCAGGTTCCACATGACCCAGAAGGATAAgtggtgtagagaatggatggatggacagatatcTTGCTCTAGTGATGTGATATGGAACAGGTAGGGGACCCATTTATTGGATTACTCCTTTAGTCCTGTTTTGTGGCTAAGaagatttgtatttttttgtgtcttttccTTTACTTAAGGAAAACCTGATTGCTAAAATGAATTATACAAAAATTCATTTTGCTGTATACTCATCCCCAAGGCTCATCCCACCCACAGCTACAATTTAAAGTTTCacctttattaataaaatctcattaataattaatgccAGTGAGTGTTCAGGGTTTTGGTCTGGTCCAGTTTTTCAGGGGAATCTAATCTCAGCCCAGACAGAGTGAAGCCTCTGGGGTTTGAAATGAAGCAACATGAAATAATTATAAATCATACacttttaaaagaataaaaaactaTTAACATGGCAGGTTTAACAAGCACATATTTAATCtggatttaaaaacatttagcaTTCACACCACTAGCATTTCTACTGTTCTTTCAAATACTCCTTAAGGGGCAAAACGAAAAACATCTTCCACTGGATGACCACATTCTGCATGCCTTGCTGGACGtatgtaaataagtaaatgataAAAGTGATAAAAGTAAATAAGTTAAGATGataaacctctttttttttccccacactggCCATTTCTAAGTTTTAATTATATacactgcatttatttacaaaCCTATGGAAACATGGTCTTAGCttccactgctatgctgatgacacacaacTCCAAGTTTAGGCCAAAACACAGACCAGAACTGTAAGTTGAGGATTGTATAAAGGACAAACTAAGAATTAATACAACAGCGTCAGTAAAAGCCACTTACAGTGGAGATCTTACAGTGGAACAGCATTGAAGGTGCTGATGCTGGTAAAGGAcctgctttattaacatttacattacatttacatttctggcatttggtagacacccttatccagagcaacttccattttatacaagtgagcaattgagggttaagggccttgcccagGGGCCCAAcacttaaccactaagctaccacatccccacataCTAAAGCTCTTCCCATGCTGTATCCTGATATTCTTTCTTCTtggtgtgaatgcgctggtgttgGTGGAGAGTGCTCTGCTGACTGAAAGTCTTCCCACATTGAGAGCAGTAATAGGGTTTCTCTCCAGTGTGAACGCGTAGGTGCTGTTTGAGAGTACCGTTCTGACTGAAACTCTTCCCGCACTGGGAGCACTGGTACGGCTTCTCTcccgtgtgaatgcgctggtgaaTTTGGAGAGAACTCAGTCGGTTAAATGTTTTATCGCACTGTGAACAGTGATGGAGTTTCTCTCCCGTGTGAATGCGCGTGTGGGATTGTAGAGTGCCTAGTTGAGTAAAACGTTTCCCGCAGTGCGAGCAgtgatacggcttctctcccgcgtgaatgcgctggtgtcgTTTCAGAGTACTGTGGTGACTAAAACTCTTCCCGCAGTGCGAGCAgtgatacggcttctctccgGTGTGAATGCGCATGTGAGATTGGAGATTTCTCTGCCTGTTAAAGCTCTTCCTACACGTGGAGCACTGATACGGTTTCTCGTCGGTGTGAGTGTGCTGGTGCTGTTGCAGAGTGCCATGCTGactaaaactcttcccacactttGAGCAGTAATACGGCTTCTCTCCGGTGTGAACGCGCTGGTGTTGCTGGAGAGAACTTTGTCGAGTAAAAATCTTTCCGCACTCTGTGCAGTGATAcggtttctctcctgtgtggatATACTGGTGTGATCTAAAAGTCCCCCTGTCGCTGAAACGCTTCCCGCACTCTGAGCACTGATACGGCTTTTctcctgtgtgagtgtgcaggTGCTTCTTGAGAGTATCTTTATGACCGAAGCTCTTCCCACAGTATGAGCACCGATACGGCCgttctcctgtgtgaatgcgtttATGTGATCTCAGACTACTTTGGTGGACAAAACTCTTGCCACATTGTGAACAGTGATACAGCTTCTCTCCAGTGTGAATGCGCTCATGGACCTTCACGTCACTCGCTGTAGAAAAACTCTTGCCACAGTGGGAGCAgtgatatggcttctctcctgtagGGTGTGACTGAAGCTGAGGACCATGAACTTCACACTTGTTAATATAGAAGGATTTGCAGACCTCACAGactagaaagagagacacaagaAATCTGGTTAACTGGTATAAACTAGAAGATTCTGATTCGATTCATGTTTTCACATTTTAGAATATTCATGTAGGCCATATAATATTCATCTGGCAAAAGTTCATGGACGGTTCATATATTGGTGCACAAAATTATGTCCATAAAGTGTATGTGACTCTTTGTGTAGATGTGATATATGATATCTCTACACACCCCCGTCAGGAAAAATGTCATGAGTCAAACATAAATCCCACTGACATGATGAGATGAATTCACATTGTAATTTCCATACAAACTCTATTTAGATCACATCTAAGACACTAGGGCGCCACCCGGTGTCTTACACAAATAATCATCATCAGGTTCTTCCTCTTTTATAAGCTCCTTCTGGAATCCTCCATTCTGCTGTTCTGTAGGGGAGACGTGAACCACAGAGATTGATGTGCCGCCACCTGAAGTACAGACATCTCAAGTGAGTATGAAGTACACAACAGAAAAATAACTGATATATGACTAGCAATTAGGCATCTGACTAAGAATACTATTGAGAGTGATacacaaaagta encodes the following:
- the LOC131362692 gene encoding zinc finger protein OZF-like isoform X1, which encodes MNGGFQKKPLKEEEPEDEDYICGGTSISVVHVSPTEQQNGGFQKELIKEEEPDDDYLFCEVCKSFYINKCEVHGPQLQSHPTGEKPYHCSHCGKSFSTASDVKVHERIHTGEKLYHCSQCGKSFVHQSSLRSHKRIHTGERPYRCSYCGKSFGHKDTLKKHLHTHTGEKPYQCSECGKRFSDRGTFRSHQYIHTGEKPYHCTECGKIFTRQSSLQQHQRVHTGEKPYYCSKCGKSFSQHGTLQQHQHTHTDEKPYQCSTCRKSFNRQRNLQSHMRIHTGEKPYHCSHCGKSFSHHSTLKRHQRIHAGEKPYHCSHCGKRFTQLGTLQSHTRIHTGEKLHHCSQCDKTFNRLSSLQIHQRIHTGEKPYQCSQCGKSFSQNGTLKQHLRVHTGEKPYYCSQCGKTFSQQSTLHQHQRIHTKKKEYQDTAWEEL